Genomic DNA from Chaetodon auriga isolate fChaAug3 chromosome 13, fChaAug3.hap1, whole genome shotgun sequence:
CTAGTAGCTAAATTGGGCAGGAGAAGCGAAGCGTCTGGATCTGGGTGGTTCTCTACTGCAGTTAAAATACTTTTTGTAGGGGAAGGTCTGATTGGCTCTCAGTATCAGTCTataatctgtgtttttccagtggGGACattttaaagggccagtgtaCCACCCCAATAAACGTATTTTCTCTTACTTCTCATGGTGTCTGACCATGCAGATAATTTTGATTTTATTAGTCCAGGTTTTGAGACATTCCTGCGTCCGTCCCGATACATCCCATGAGAACACATGCGAACTCTTCTCATAGGGACTATTTCCTCATTACAAAGTATCTTCAGTGATATTACCGGTGTCTTCTGTGGCTCCTCCAGAGTAAAGTCCACTTCTGGAAAGAGATTTGCGTTTTCAGTGTCGTgagcaacaaaataaaattatcCTCCATTTTATGTCGGTGGACACGAAAATCTAAGAGTCTGATATCTCAACCTtgggaaaataaaaccaaaactatctcCGCAGGCAGATACTGCTGAGGAAGAAATAGATTTTTCTAGAATTTGTGTGAAGCGGTACTTTAACACTCCTTAATGTATTTAAAGTGCAGTAAACCAAGCTGTTTGACTTCAGACGTTCCATTTAAGTCTTACTATCAGATTTTGATGCTGAGAAACCGTCTGATGCAACATAGTGTTTTTACTTGTGATCCGCACGTTAATGTGCCGGCGCTGCATCGGTAGATTTGGACGCGAGCTGAGTTATTGATCATCATTATGGTGGTTGGATTATTGCATCTGTCcctgcagtgaaaatgcagaAGCTATCTCTTCTGGGGGTTTTATTAGAACCATCAAACAACCAAAACCTAATTTCCTGAGGGAAAAGGGCCAAGAAGTAGCAGAGAAAACCCAAAGCCCTCTGGATTTTATTAAAGACTAAATTAATGGATTACTTCCTCCCAAGTGACAGTTGCGAAGTTGCTAAATCAAGTGTCTCTAATTTGTGTCCACGTCTTGCTGTGTGTTTAAACTCCCATGCTGTCGTGGTGTTCAGTGGTTTAAGCTCATGTTGTGCTGTGGGTTCATCTCTCAGGTCCACTCACGTCCCCGTCGGAGAGGATCAGATCCAGCATTTAGAGCTGGCCCAGGATCTCGCTCGCATCTTCAACAGCCACTACGGAGACTTGTTCCCTGAACCCCGCGCCCTGCTcagtaagaacacacacattttatacGGACGGCGGCACAATCACGCACGCCAGGCTTCATCACATAATGAAATGGATCTCTGGTAGCCAGTATTTAGCAGTCAAATCACTTAATATGTGTAGCCTaatatcacaaatttgcctcaagtATACAAAATGTATTTAGCAGGTTCAGTTTCCTCTGGAAAAACCTCTTAAGCAGCGTTACTGTAAATCATCATAGCACATTAAAGTCCTTTGGAACTCGCACTAAAGAAATTCGGTTGGTGTCGGCAGCTGTGTAAATGAGGTATCACCCCTTTAACTAGAGctgaaattcattttctgtaattACTGAGTAGTTTCATGCTTCACGGGGACAAAAGCTTCATATTAATGGAGAAGTTGCCACGGTAATTTCTGAATTAAATCTTAAATTGTTTTACCATTTTTGTCCTCAACTGAGCTCTTAAAACTTTTCTTCTAGCTTAAACAAAACTTCTGCCAGTACAGTCTGAATATTTCAACCAGTTTttagtaaaaataaatgatggtCAGCATCTGGAAAGTGGAAAGAAGTGAGCCTTGCTTTGAGGGAATTAAAATAAACTTCATTTTAGAAGATACTTGAAACAAGCTAATTTGCATTTCTTCACTGGCAGGtttgtttcacttgttttaagaaaataacattttaagaATTGAATTACAGACAGAATAACTTGATGAGAGGGTTTCTGCAGCGTAGATTCCAGCGTATCTTGTAGCCATGTTGCCACTGTGACTGTATAAATTGCTCTCTTTGCTCTCCATCTGGATTTTTTCCTGAATGCttgtcaaacaaaacagcagctttagAAAGAAGCCCATGTGTTTCGATTTGGAGGAAATGACCCCAGTGATGTCTTATGTTACCAAAATCATTTCTGTCATCAAACCCTGTTCAATTGTTGGAAATATcgggatgatgatgatgacaatgatgatgatgatgacgatgacaaTATAACTTCATCAATGGTTGCCCACCGAACAACTGGAAGGAGAAAAATCCGAACTCCGAAGAGcgaaaccaaaaatgtcaaagctgtgtgttttttcagaggtgtttttaaagcacTTCTGGAACTTTGGTTTTATCTCTAAACTTCTGTCTTTTTGgcattttctgcctttattaCTTGGTGATAGCAGAGCGATGACAGGGAGAGGAATGGGGCGTCTTGAGGCGTGGATGTGGCACTTCAGGCTCCATCGTCTTACAGCAGAGCTGCTTTGTAAACTTATTCTACAGAGTTCATTTTCCAATCGTTACCTCATATGATGGGATGTATTTGTCCTGTCTGCTCCTGTCTGTGTTCTGCTTCAGAAGAAAGTCAAAATGAGGAAACTCACATCCCTCACCAAATTCAAGACTGTTTTAAATTCTGTCTCTTTTAATTGTCACTCTTCGTGTCTCTTTTCGCCCTTGTCTGTTTTGGGTGTTGTTTCGTGctacatattttttttgttgttttgactaCAATTTTTTAAGCAGAGGAGGCCTGAAACCTCAGTGGGACTcgctggttaaataaaggttacaGGGTGACCAATCACAAATTACACTTAAGGGAAATTCAGGGAAATATCAGGCATTCAACCAAGATTGAACATGCCATATGACATTATTCCAGTTTTAGTTTAAAATGATTGCCTTGTTGTGCAGTATGTActcacagtttacacacacatggCTAACATGCTGAGAGATCCCGGTTTCATCCTCCTTGATTATCAGCATCATGAAAGCACAAGATGGAGTCAGTCATGTGTGCAGTGCAGCTTTGATTAAAGAaatcttttcttcctcttgaaTCTGAATAATGGAGTGGTAATAGATTTGGGGGACGTTCTTGAGATGActtcagggtgtgtgtgtgtgtgagagcgcgTGTGTGTAAGCAGCCAGGAACTCAGCAGTATTTGGCTCGGTCTTGGTGGATCCCGTCTCCGTTTCTTGACTCTGGCAAAGCAGAGTTGCCAGTCACCACCTTCCCTTTGAAACCGAAGCAAAGACTCGAGGACTTTTTAATTTGGCTGAAATGAGGACGTCTCAGGGGTGATAAACAGGATGTGACACGTGGGACGGATGTGGACTACCGGGACGGGATAGAAAAAGAGACGGAGCTCGAAAGATTGCGGAAGTGTGGGtttgataaataaaaaaggaaaggaaatccCGCCTCCCATAGTCGGCTCATCACTTCACGCTGAGATGCGTCTGCTTCACAGTGGGacgactctctctctctctctctctctgtctcacatacacacacacaaacacacaccaggcaACTGGAAACTGTAATTCTTCATTCGTTCCTGCAGAAggactgtgtgtatgttgtctgtctgtcttctgtctgtgctcaACCAGCGTGTCATTCACATCCGAATTTAAACGgttctgaaatgtgaaaaatcacttttaataaaaaatgtatatttacCAGCTGAAATCCATCACTAGATATTAAAAAAACTCAACTTTAGTCCAAGAAAATGACTTTATAGAGTCAAACTAGTGGTGAAACAATTTTTCATGAAACAGTGAGTTGATTACAGAAAATTCATGGACggataaacaaaaaaataaggTTCGTATGAAATGATCGATAGTATGGATCTAACGGACTGCTCTCATTTAACACTGTCAGATTTACTCTCTGCACTCTCTAAGTGTTCTCTTGATGTTCAGTTGATGAACTCAAGAAGAAAGAAGCTGCGAGTTTCGCCCAGCATTAAGCTTTAGGACCAGCATCGAATGCTTGTGGACTGTTTTTGGCCTGGTTTGTGCCtgtcaggctaaatacaggctgtcctgtcctctgattggtggaggtTGTTGGAGTCACAGAGAGCCCGAGAGGAAGATTTGCCAACGCTGCAGGGCTCGCCGTCTAAGTTTTACTTTGATTTACAGTTAATATTCTTGCACGAAGATGCTGAAAATGAGCcacaaaggttttttttttttttaaatacaatgAATAAAGGCTCTCCAATCTGACCATGTGCTTATCTTTGATGTCGGGAGTCATTTTGCAACGTGTCAcattcttcagctgctgcatgtcttattttgaaatgaatacGTTCTTTGGAAAGGCATTTTTTTCTCATCATACTGATGGATTTCTCAATCTGATGTCCTCCCACAGGTTCCACACGAAAGGTCAAATCCCTCCGTGACCCTTCTGCCAAAATGTCTAAATCCGACTCCCAAACGATGGCGACGATCACCATCACAGACTCTCCCGATGATATCGCCCTCAAGGTTCGCCGTGCTGTCACTGACTTCACCTCTGAGGTCACCTTTGACCCTGAGACGCGGCCTGGTGTGTCCAACCTGGTGACCATCCACTCTGCCATGGCGAAGATCAGTGTGGAGGAAGCGGTGGCCCAGGCCGGAGGACTGGACACAGGCGCCTATAAGAGGCTTGTAACTGAGGCTGTGATCCAGAGGTTGACGCCCATCAGAGAGGAGATCGAGAGGCTGAGGTCGGACCGTGCTTACCTGGAGGGGGTGCTGGCGCAGGGGACCCGCAGGGCCCGGGAACTGGCTGCACCGGTCCTCAAAGAGGTCCGACAGCGAGTGGGATTCTGCTGATGGGCAGCTAGACTGAATAAAGCTGCAGTGATTGGTGGAGGaccttttattgtttttccctctgtctttgtctcattgAAGTGAACGAGgtggctgtgtctgtgtctgttggtGCAGCGCTCATGTTGGTCTGAATATAACAATGTTTGACACACACCCACTGgcttatttttctgcctttgaGTTTTGGCTGTATGTATTTCCTCAAATACCACACAAGCTACATTTTTCTACTCTTTCCAACATTTTGTCGTCTTGACCTCAGTGCTAGCAGTGCTCAGCCAAACTGCCATGCCaccaaaataatgaaaaacccTGTGATTCAAAGGggtaacatttatttattccataTCGTTACGCGGTTTGTGTGTATTACAAGTTGAATGTAGGTCACAGATGTTGAGATGTGATTTCGTAGCACATGTCCATGGTTGCGTTCACACTGGCAGCTCAGTCagatgtttgtgtatgtggaCTGGAATCAGAATGAAATCAGGgctaacaaataaaaacacatcaacaaaagaaaaaaacaggtttttgcaATTAAGATTCAAACTAGATTCACTGGTGGTTTGACTTCTGATTCAAAATCTTTTTTATGTGTTTCCTCCAGTGTGACCGCTCAAACCTGATTtgtgtaaacacaacacactctATCAAAAGGTCACAGCAGGAGCACAGTGCAGCATCGTGAACCCCTGCTGGCCCCTCCCCAAATCCACAGCTATTCATTCTAGTATGTTTATGTATACTCAGCCCCTGTTTTCCCCCAGTTTGACGCCCGTGGGTCACAGTTACAAGCTGGAgagtaaaaatgtattttcgCATTTCAGTGTCAGCGCAGCCTGATGTTGTGTGTGCCTGCAGTGCAGACAGCATATGAGCAGTGAAATGACTTCAGAGGTTCTGTGGAGCAACAAATGACAGTGGAGATCACTGCTAATGATGAATGGGTGCAATAACTGAAGTCGTGGCATTGAAAGGTAACTCACTCCTGCTTAGTGCAAACTCAGCGCACTGCCTGCACTACACGCTGTGGTGGAAGAAAACGGCGGCCTCGGCGACAGTAACTGTCctctgctgatcttcaggcatGCCACAGAGGAAGCATCTCAGCTCCACAGCTTCAAGACGCACCATCACGCCTCGTGAGGAGTTGAGCAGCAGGGGAGTTGATTTCAGAGGTAAAGGCTTGAAACTGAGCACCGACGCTGAGGTGAAAGAAgggtgtgtaagtgtgtgtgtgtcgggttATTCACTCTCTTGTCTTTGTATTGAAAAAGTCCATAAGAATACATGATTTGCTGAGCCGCACATTTGCAGCTCAGCAGTTGTTTTCATTGATCACACTGCTTTTGTTGACATTATGAGACACTGAGgcacacaacacattttcagactttgaggttttttctcttctttcatcgACTTGACTCATCTGTcactcttcctttcttctccttcttcctttctttcttagtcttttttttcccaccttttcttcctcctcctccctctcaacCCCCCCGGTCATCCTCTATTGTACTCACTCATACTCTCCCCATAGCTCatccttctgctgcttctcctgctccggTTTTAACTTTTTGCTCTCTGCCGTTACACTTGCTCTAATTGAAAATGCATTTCTCTCGTCCTGTAATAATCCTGCAGGGACTCAGCCCATgcaccctgcacacacacacacacacacacacacacacacacacacacacacacacacggagctgGACTCCGTTATGGTTTTTCCATCTCGGTGTTTACCTGGGAACGGAGTGTATCCTCGCACGGTGTATTTCCCTTTGCTCCTTTTTTCCTGTTGGCAtaagcagctgacagaaaataaataaaaaatatatagactgcatatacacacagcagcaggcagtaAATCACAGCGACCTGTTAGGACGCAGCGTTAGGACATGCCTATCTCTGGAGAGTGAGACTGCAGTGATAGCGCTCTGGTGTTAAAAGTAGGCCGTTTAAATGTGAAGGCGACACTTTCACTGAACCGATTTATGCGCAGAAGTAAAAAGTTTCATAGAGTCgtaataaatgttatttttgaaagaaatcGCGGTAAATGGAAACAGctccaaagaaaataaataaaaagaaacgaGACTTTTTTACTGATACTAAACGTAGAGGGTGTTCAAGCAATGAGCAATGGAGGAAACTAGTAAACCTAAAGCCTCTTCACCTTCACACATCTGTTTACTCATGAACGCTTTGCTCtttgaatctctctctctctctctctctctctctctctctctctctctctctctctctctctctctctctctcacacacacacacacacacacacacacacacacacacacacacacacacataaataggAAGAACACTTCATTGTTTTCATGGCGCTATGAATTTAATTTAGGGTGTAATCATATGCATTTTTATCGTGAAAATGATGGTCTGTTCCTATGCAGTATATCAtaactgtgtgggtgtgttgatGGTATTGTATCACTATTGTTTATGGTGTTGGGGGCAGGGGGCTATCTCACTGTCTGGTATTTTTGACATGCATATCCCTGTGAGTATCCTGTAATAATAAGCGTCTCTGTCATTTTATTGGAGGAGAACTGCGGCTCTTTAAGGCTCAACAGCTGATTGGTGTCGATGTTTAGAGTctgaatcacaaacacactcatttcactgagctgaagaggagaaaagcacgcacacaccagGTTCGATTCTCATgatattattttattgattattttaagTCGGATAATTAGAACAGTACCAGTGCTTTCACATACAGACTGTAGCTGCATTGCATTTTTAGAATTACATCTGCATGACATCCGTTTAATTTCTTGTCCGACTTCACAAAAGAAAAGCGCAGAATAGATCTGGTTAGAAAGTGATTACGATCAGTGTTATTATGGGCTGttttccattctttttttaatatgggGCTGAAACTTCGTCTTTTTAAAGGCTAACTTTAATTGCAATGTTTTTTGAATTCTAATCTGGACCCACGTCCTCAAAAAAATCCTTTTCATTCCTCAAGAAAATTCACTCGTCGGTGTAAACATAACTCAGTCCGATTCTTATGTTTGCGCACATGATGAGACTTATTTctgctttgatgtttgtttttgttggttgatgtttttttttgtgaatccTCTCGTTTGAATGGTCACATGTGAGCACAAGATGGTGAACTCAGCCCTGTTGGTTATAGATCATCACATAATTTCTCATTAAATGCGCCCTTTAACGCGCGCGCGCTGTCCCCTCAGAGCGGCCGGATGCTGCTGATTTAGCGGATAATTTTCCGCCTAAAATGAGCATCAGGTGAGTGGAGGGGTGTTTGCACACAAGCCTAGCAGTGACCAATCTCAATCCTCACATCTTCAATTTTTTAGggtctgctgctcctgcagttGCTCCTCACACTATATTTAGAGCGTTTAGTCCTGCGTGGGGAATCGCAGTCCTTGGCCTGGGGTGGAAGGTGCTGAAACATCCGGAGAGCTGCTGCCACTTTGGATGCTTTACTGCGCGTTGCATGCTTTATCCCCGGGGTCAGACGGGGTCTGAAGCCTCCTATACTAATTGAACAGTAACGCCACGTTTGAGCGCCTTCCACGCGTCTGTCTGATGGGGTGAGGTCAGAAAACAAAGGTTCCACAGAGAGATTTGGAGTTTATGATTCTGTATTTTGCATTAAGCGTGAAAGAAGCTTCCAGTTTGG
This window encodes:
- the wars2 gene encoding tryptophan--tRNA ligase, mitochondrial, with protein sequence MTSNSKMALPVRTNLKQLFSFIQKFNSSRRFLCVGARTANKEPSGSERVFSGIQPTGVPHLGNYLGALENWVALQDQYPSVLYSIVDLHSITLPQEPAQLRTNIVDMAASLLACGIDPERAILFQQSQVSEHTELSWIISCLTSMPRLRHLPQWKMKSKQKNEGSVGLYTYPVLQAADILLYKSTHVPVGEDQIQHLELAQDLARIFNSHYGDLFPEPRALLSSTRKVKSLRDPSAKMSKSDSQTMATITITDSPDDIALKVRRAVTDFTSEVTFDPETRPGVSNLVTIHSAMAKISVEEAVAQAGGLDTGAYKRLVTEAVIQRLTPIREEIERLRSDRAYLEGVLAQGTRRARELAAPVLKEVRQRVGFC